The genome window CCCGCGGACTTCATCGACGCCGGCGTCTGGAAGTCCAACCTCCGGCAACTGGCCGCCCAGCGCGCCGAGGAACGGGGCATCGTCCAGCGGGACATCCGCGCCCGCGAGGTCGGCATGAACGAGGCTGACCCGGACCCCGACCGCATCGAACTCGACGTGATGACCTACGAGGTCGCCGGCGGGACCGAGCAGTTCATCTCGTTCGAGGACCCCGTCGAGGACCTGCTGGTCG of Salifodinibacter halophilus contains these proteins:
- a CDS encoding tRNA uridine(34) 5-carboxymethylaminomethyl modification radical SAM/GNAT enzyme Elp3; this encodes PADFIDAGVWKSNLRQLAAQRAEERGIVQRDIRAREVGMNEADPDPDRIELDVMTYEVAGGTEQFISFEDPVEDLLV